In Pectinophora gossypiella chromosome 1, ilPecGoss1.1, whole genome shotgun sequence, one genomic interval encodes:
- the LOC126369692 gene encoding cytoplasmic protein NCK1, translating to MLETRSVRAADSVWASKPLPAPAMANTRHGKNAQDDVCYVVAKYDYAAQGAQELDLRKNERYLLLDDSKHWWRVQNARSQSGYVPSNYVKKEKPSLFDSIKKKVKKGSGSKTLPSNSSPVRGGGGGGPDSPGARRVEPTEALGTAVVKYNYQAQQPDELSLTKGTRILILEKSNDGWWRGQYQAHTGWFPSNYTSEEGDAEDPVHTYAMAENVLDIVVALYSFTSNNEQELSFEKGDRLEIIERPPSDPEWYRARDSRGQLGLVPRNYLQELADYLTQPYSEPGEAGGAGGGGGCAGRAWYYGAITRGHCDALLNQHGHDGDFLIRDSETNVGDFSVSLKAPGRNKHFRVHVEGNMYCIGQRKFPALDQLVQHYQRAPIYTNKQGEKLYLVRPLPRAGAPC from the exons ATGTTGGAAACGCGGTCGGTACGCGCCGCAGACTCGGTGTGGGCCAGCAAACCGCTGCCGGCACCCGCCATGGCTAACACCAGGCATGGGAAGAACGCTCAG GATGATGTTTGCTATGTGGTAGCAAAGTATGACTATGCAGCGCAAGGGGCTCAGGAACTGGATCTGCGTAAGAATGAGAGATATCTATTGCTGGACGACTCTAAACACTGGTGGCGGGTGCAGAATGCCCGCAGCCAGTCAGGATATGTACCCAGTAACTATGTTAAAAAGGAGAAACCCTCATTATTTGACAG TATTAAAAAGAAAGTGAAGAAAGGGTCGGGCTCGAAGACGTTGCCGTCGAACAGCTCTCCGGTgcgcggcggcggtggcggcgggcCGGACTCGCCGGGCGCGCGCCGCGTCGAACCCACGGAGGCGCTGGGCACCGCCGTCGTCAAGTACAACTACCAGGCGCAGCAGCCCGACGAGCTCTCGCTCACCAAGGGCACGCGCATACTCATATTGGAGAAAAGCAATGATGGCTGGTGGAGAGGGCAGTACCAGGCGCACACTGGATG GTTCCCGTCGAACTACACGAGTGAGGAGGGCGATGCTGAGGACCCCGTGCACACGTATGCCATGGCCGAAAACGTCCTTGATATTGTG GTGGCGCTGTACTCGTTCACGTCCAACAACGAGCAGGAGCTGTCGTTCGAGAAGGGCGACCGGCTGGAGATCATCGAGCGGCCACCCTCGGACCCCGAGTGGTACCGCGCGCGCGACTCCCGCGGCCAGCTGGGGCTGGTGCCCCGGAACTACCTGCAGGAGCTCGCCGACTACCTCACGCAGCCCTACAG CGAGCCGGGcgaggcgggcggcgcggggggcGGCGGGGGCTGCGCGGGGCGCGCCTGGTACTACGGCGCCATCACGCGCGGCCACTGCGACGCGCTGCTCAACCAGCACGGCCACGACGGGGACTTCCTCATCCGCGACTCCGAGACCAAC GTGGGCGACTTCAGCGTGTCCCTGAAGGCGCCGGGGCGCAACAAGCACTTCCGCGTGCACGTGGAGGGCAACATGTACTGCATCGGGCAGCGCAAGTTCCCCGCCCTCGACCAGCTCGTGCAGCACTACCAGCGCGCGCCCATCTACACCAACAAGCAG GGCGAGAAGCTGTACCTGGTGAGGCCGCTGCCGCGCGCGGGCGCCCCGTGCTGA
- the LOC126370650 gene encoding uncharacterized protein LOC126370650: MLSRRDKLLIQPWEDRRFRDHRSKVRSALPAIDDRPPPARPHVAVKLKKCQRELDRKTKIQQDNFSLLQRLNAIMKVNRLDNYWPRPLPNFQQKVGVFYDAESLQSRLTARSLADDTTDYSYANAKCYACEIRKKSGEIRHIYKTGAFQDSLPSIYSN; the protein is encoded by the exons ATGTTATCTAGACGAGATAAGCTACTGATCCAGCCATGGGAAGACAGACGATTCAGGGACCATAGATCTAAA GTGAGGTCAGCGTTGCCCGCTATCGACGACAGGCCGCCGCCGGCGCGGCCGCACGTAGCGGTGAAGCTCAAGAAGTGTCAACGAGAACTCGATCGCAAGACCAAGATCCAGCAGGATAACTTCAGTTTGCTGCAGCGGCTGAATGCAATTATGAAGGTGAACCGCCTTGACAACTACTGGCCGCGACCGCTGCCGAA CTTCCAGCAGAAGGTGGGTGTGTTCTACGACGCGGAGTCGCTGCAGTCGCGGCTGACGGCGCGCTCGCTGGCGGACGACACCACCGACTACTCCTATGCCAACGCCAAGTGCTACGCTTGTGAAATACGCAAG aaATCAGGAGAAATACGTCACATATACAAGACGGGAGCATTTCAGGACTCACTGCCCTCGATATATTCAAACTGA
- the LOC126369537 gene encoding importin subunit alpha-4, with protein MATDQMKNRMQVFKNTGKDVDEMRRRRNEVTVELRKNKREETLQKRRNVPISDSTDEDEIERTLASTDLKELVMNAANAENPEIQLAAVQQCRKLLSSDKNPPIDDLIGTGILPVLVQCLSRADHPTLQFEAAWALTNIASGTSAQTNKVVHAGAVPLFLQLLMSPHENVCEQSVWALGNIIGDGPVLRDFVIELGVVEPLLSFIKPDIPITFLRNVTWVIVNLCRSKDPPPPVKTIKEILPALNVLIMHTDINILVDTVWAISYLTDGGNEQIQMVIESGIVPKLIPLLSHKEVKVQTAALRAVGNIVTGTDEQTQVVLNCDALSHFPALLSHSKEKICKEAVWFLSNITAGNKHQVQAVIDAGLLPKIVENLSRGEFQTQKEAAWAVSNLSISGTKEQVAALINCGVIPPFCNLLSCKDTQVINVVLDGLSNMLKMAGENAEQVASMIEECGGIDKIEALQSHEKIEIYKMAYDIIEQYFAGEEEDETLAPAAQDAVFQFESAGGAPHDGFRF; from the exons ATGGCGACGGATCAAATGAAAAACCGCATGCAAGTTTTCAAGAACACAGGCAAAGATGTCGAT GAAATGCGCAGACGGAGAAATGAAGTGACAGTTGAACTTAGGAAGAATAAACGGGAAGAGACACTACAAAAGCGTCGTAATGTGCCTATCAGCGACTCCACAGATGAGGATGAGATCGAGAGGACGCTCGCATCTACCGATCTGAAGGAACTGGTGATGAATGCGGCGAATGCAGAAAACCCCGAAATACAATTAGCTGCTGTGCAACAATGCAGAAAGCTGTTATCCTCGGACAAGAATCCTCCGATCGATGACTTGATAGGCACCGGCATTCTTCCCGTACTAGTTCAATGTCTATCAAGAGCTGATCACCCGACATTACAGTTCGAAGCAGCATGGGCCTTGACAAATATAGCCTCAGGAACATCGGCGCAGACAAACAAAGTAGTCCACGCTGGTGCAGTCCCCCTGTTCCTTCAGCTCCTCATGTCGCCACATGAGAATGTGTGTGAGCAGTCTGTTTGGGCCCTGGGTAACATCATTGGTGATGGACCGGTGCTGAGGGATTTTGTCATAGAACTAGGTGTGGTGGAGCCACTGCTGAGCTTTATTAAGCCAGACATCCCTATTACCTTCCTGCGCAATGTTACATGGGTCATTGTAAACCTGTGCAGGAGTAAGGATCCCCCTCCACCTGTCAAGACCATTAAGGAAATCCTCCCAGCTCTCAATGTACTCATCATGCACACAGATATCAAT atcttAGTAGACACAGTATGGGCAATCAGTTACCTAACAGACGGAGGCAATGAACAGATTCAGATGGTGATTGAATCTGGTATCGTACCGAAGTTGATCCCACTGCTCTCACACAAAGAGGTAAAGGTGCAGACGGCTGCTCTCCGGGCAGTTGGAAACATCGTCACTGGCACCGACGAGCAGACACAAGTTGTACTCAATTGTGACGCCCTCTCACACTTCCCTGCCTTATTGTCACATTCG AAAGAAAAGATCTGCAAAGAAGCCGTGTGGTTCTTGTCAAACATCACAGCTGGTAACAAGCATCAGGTTCAAGCTGTGATTGATGCGGGCCTATTGCCCAAGATTGTGGAGAACCTTAGCCGCGGCGAGTTCCAGACGCAGAAGGAGGCGGCGTGGGCAGTGTCCAACCTGAGCATCAGTGGGACTAAGGAGCAGGTGGCCGCACTCATCAACTGCGGCGTCATCCCGCCATTCTGCAACCTGCTTAGCTGCAAGGACACCCAGGTTATCAAT GTTGTGTTGGACGGTCTAAGCAACATGTTGAAGATGGCGGGCGAGAACGCAGAGCAGGTGGCCAGCATGATCGAGGAGTGCGGCGGCATCGACAAGATAGAGGCGCTGCAGAGCCACGAGAAGATAGAAATATACAAGATGGCTTACGACATCATCGAACAATACTTTGCTGGAGAG GAGGAGGACGAGACGCTGGCGCCGGCGGCGCAAGACGCGGTGTTCCAGTTCGAGTCCGCGGGCGGCGCGCCGCACGACGGCTTCCGCTTCTAA